A section of the Bradyrhizobium oligotrophicum S58 genome encodes:
- a CDS encoding GlcG/HbpS family heme-binding protein produces MTDLTLDTARKILDATLAKGVEKKLKPLAVMVLDARGCLKAAAAQDGTSLMRAEVAHGKAYGALALGLGSRALFQRAQEQAYFIDAVNTLAQGRMVPVPGGVLILDGANLLGAVGVSGDTSDNDEICAIAGIEAAGLKANPG; encoded by the coding sequence ATGACCGACCTCACGCTCGACACCGCCCGCAAGATCCTCGATGCCACGCTCGCCAAGGGCGTCGAGAAGAAGCTCAAGCCGCTCGCCGTCATGGTGCTGGATGCACGGGGCTGCCTGAAGGCCGCCGCGGCGCAGGACGGCACCAGCCTGATGCGGGCCGAGGTCGCGCATGGCAAGGCCTATGGCGCGCTGGCCCTCGGCCTCGGCTCCCGCGCTCTGTTCCAGCGTGCGCAGGAGCAGGCTTATTTCATCGATGCCGTGAACACGCTGGCGCAGGGCCGCATGGTGCCGGTGCCTGGCGGCGTTCTGATCCTGGACGGCGCGAACCTGCTCGGCGCGGTCGGCGTCTCCGGCGATACCTCCGACAATGACGAGATCTGCGCCATCGCCGGCATCGAGGCCGCCGGCCTCAAGGCCAATCCGGGCTGA
- a CDS encoding SDR family oxidoreductase — MPRKPARTIIITGASAGVGRAIARRFGDAGDRIGLIARDEEALRDVQRELQARFAHAEYEAVDVADAQALFSASERLEQRLGPVDIWINDAMETVFSTVADITPDEFRRVTEVTYLGFVYGTMAALRSMRRRGEGRIIQIGSALAYRGIPLQAAYCGAKHAIRGFTDSLRAELMHERSGITLSIVDLPAVNTPQFDWARAHLAHAPRPMGRPVEPEVIADAIYRVANGGFREYWIGWPTLLTILGNTVAPALLDRYLAAKAIAGQQTDVPLVPDRTDNLHHPVTRLHRTRGSFSRGAAQHALLVPGDVARAATVALGAALFFALGAAASRRRWR; from the coding sequence ATGCCTCGGAAACCAGCTCGCACCATCATCATCACCGGCGCCTCCGCCGGCGTGGGCCGCGCCATCGCCAGGCGCTTCGGCGACGCAGGCGATCGCATCGGACTGATCGCGCGAGACGAAGAGGCATTGCGTGATGTTCAGCGCGAATTGCAGGCGCGCTTTGCGCACGCCGAATACGAGGCTGTGGATGTCGCCGATGCACAGGCGCTGTTCTCGGCATCCGAGCGGCTGGAGCAGCGGCTCGGCCCCGTCGACATCTGGATCAACGATGCGATGGAAACCGTGTTCTCGACCGTGGCCGACATCACGCCGGATGAATTCCGCAGGGTGACCGAGGTCACCTATCTCGGCTTCGTGTACGGCACGATGGCGGCGCTGCGCTCGATGCGCCGGCGCGGCGAGGGCCGCATCATCCAGATCGGCTCGGCACTCGCCTATCGAGGCATTCCGCTGCAGGCGGCCTATTGCGGCGCCAAGCATGCGATCCGCGGCTTCACCGACTCGCTGCGCGCCGAGCTGATGCACGAGCGATCGGGTATCACGCTCAGCATCGTCGATCTGCCGGCGGTAAACACGCCGCAATTCGATTGGGCCCGCGCCCACCTTGCGCATGCGCCGCGGCCGATGGGCCGGCCTGTCGAGCCGGAGGTGATCGCAGATGCCATCTATCGCGTCGCCAATGGCGGCTTTCGCGAATACTGGATCGGCTGGCCGACGCTGCTCACGATCCTTGGCAACACGGTCGCGCCCGCTCTGCTCGATCGTTACCTCGCGGCCAAGGCCATCGCCGGGCAGCAGACCGACGTGCCGCTGGTGCCAGACCGCACTGACAATCTCCACCATCCGGTGACGCGCCTGCACCGGACCCGCGGCTCTTTCAGCCGGGGCGCGGCGCAGCACGCCCTGCTGGTGCCGGGCGATGTCGCACGCGCCGCGACGGTCGCGCTCGGCGCAGCATTGTTCTTTGCGCTGGGAGCAGCGGCAAGCAGGCGGCGCTGGCGTTGA